The following DNA comes from Candidatus Auribacterota bacterium.
TCATCTCTGCCAGGAGCGATTGCGTCCGGCTCCAGTAGGGCTCTTTATAGAACATGTAGAAGAAGTTGCGGCAGTCACCCTTGCTAAAACAGGGGGGCTCAACATACTTGCCTGTGAGGATGCCGCTCCCGAGGGTGCCATAGGAGATGATCCCGATTTTCTTCTCCCGGCAGAATGGGAGAATGGATTGTTCTACCTTCCTCTCGAGCAGGGAGTAGTGCGGCTGCAGACTCACCACGGGGGCGACGGCGAGCGCTCGCTCGAGGAGCGGCACGTCGAAATTTGAAACGCCGATGTGGCGGATCTTCCCTGCGTCTCGCATCTTCAGCATTTCTCTCATCGTCTCTTCGACCGGCGTCTTTGGATCAGGCCAGTGGCACTGGTAGAGGTCAATGGTGTCCAAGCCGAGCCTTCGCAGGGAGTCCTCGATCTCCTTCCTGATATCATCCGGTTTGAGGCTGTAGCTGAACTTCTTGCCATCGCGGTGGACGCCGCACTTGGTGGCGACGATCACGCGCGCGCGCCGTCCCTTGATCGCCTTTCCCACAATCTCTTCCGCGTGCCCCCTGCCGTATGCGGGAGCGGTGTCAATGAGATTTATCCCTGAGTCGAGCGCGGCATGGATTGCCGCGATGGACTCCTCGTCCTCCGCGTGTCCCCAGTGATCGCCCCCGAGAACCCACGTGCCCAGACCCACTTCAGATACCACGAGATCACTCGTGCTGAGTTTTCGGTACTTCATAAGTGTGTCCTTTCCGACAAGCAAGAATATATCTGTGCGCCGGCATCATTATATGCGATTTTACATAGAGCCTGAAGCCCAAATCCGCACCACATTTCGCCTACTATGTGAAATACTGTCCGCAGCCCTTAGCTTTGGGACAACGCCGGCAAAATTTTGCTGTGCGAATAATTTATTTGACCTCCCGCAGGGGGAGTGTATAATAGCACTGTTCTTTGAAACAATGCTGTATGAGGGAAAGCGGTGAAATACCGCTGCTGCCCCCGCAACTGTAAGTGGCGTGGGTGCGTGCCGCAGGCCACTGGCGCAGTGGATCAGGGAATGGTTGCTGCGCTGGGAAGGCGTGCGGGTCGTATGATGCCACAAGCCAGGACACCTCAGGAAAAATCTTCTTCGGGGTGGGAGAAGCCGGTGTGAAAGAGGCCAGTTCTTCTTAACCTGAGGAGCTGGCTTTTTTATTGTCTGGTGGCTGAGCGCTCCGAAGTTCATATAGAAGTGAATAGGGTAGAAAAAGAATAGAAAAAGAAAGGAGAATAACATGAGAACCGGATTGATCGCGGATACGTTGGCATGTGTGGTAGCGGCAGCTGTATTCAATTTTTTACCACGGAGGACACGGAGATCACAGAGAAAGGAGGCAAAGATGAGATTGGCAATTATGCTGGGGATTATCGCAGTCGCCTGTGTTGCGTCCGGCGCGGTCCAGGTGCCGGAGGGTTACAAGGCCTCAGCGATCAATCAAAACTGCGGAGGCGGGATCGACTATCTCCCTGATGGAGATATAATTGGAATGTACATGGATCTCGCTTACACTGCAAATAGCTACATTGTCCGGGTTGACGCCAACGCCGACGGTTCGCCTGCAACGGCGGAGCTGTTGTACGATTTTGGGGCTCCCGTGTATGGCTCATTTATTCGGGTGAGTCCTGATGGCGGCTTTGCGCTCTTTGGAGAGAGCACGAGCGGGACTATTTACAGGATGAATCTTTCGGACAATGCTGTCCAACCGGTCAAGACAGTTGCGTTTAATTATGACCTTGCGTTTATAGACAGCGGGAACTGTTACCTCAGCGCATCCCCGGGAGGTTTCGGCAGCCCCAACATCATATATCACTGGAACCTGACGAGCGATGAAATGACGGAGGTGGTGCGGATATCGGATGCGCCCTCGGGACCTATTTCGGTCGATGCACAGGGCAATCTCTACTATGTAAAAGGCACGCTTGATTTCCCCGCTCCCCCGGCAAGCTGTAAATTGCTCAGGTTCTCTCAATCAGCACTAAGCGCTGTCCTTAATGGTGCTCCCAAACTTGGCGAAGGAGACGCAGTCCAACTAGCCATACTTGATTACGGTTATGACATTGTCTGGCATTCGTCCGGCGCCTTGTTTGTCTCTGATTCCAACAAGGGGAAAATCTATAAAGTTGGAACTGATGGAAAAGTCAGCGATTTTTGCGTCAGGGCCGCTGGATCATCAGACTCTTATACATATCTGGCCCTGTACAGCCGTGATTCATCCTTTGGGCCCAACGAGAGCACGCCAGCCAAATTAGCCTTCGCTTATACCGATTGGGCAACAGCAAGTGCAGTGTACCAGGTGACCTCTATCGCGCCACCCGCCCCGGAGGCAATTCAGTTGAATTGTAACGGCAAAATCTTCCACGCCGGCGATCGGTTCGCGCTCTCTGTCGCGGTGCAGCCGACCACGCAGCCGTTTGACGCCTATGTCGTGTTCAGGGGGCCGGGCGTATCCTACTCACTCACCCCCAGGGGCCTTGTAAAGGGAGTCAAAGCCTATGCCGTGGCGGTGCCCGTTTTAAGGCAGGCAGTGACCAAAGACCTCCTCGACATGCCCATCCCCGCAGGTGTTCTCGCGGGGACGTGGACCATCTACGCGGGCCTCATGCCGAAGGGGACCGCTCCTTCGCCCATAAAAGCATTCGCGCTGGATTCCGTTGAGGTCACCGTGAAGTAGCCCGGACGCCGATTCCCCTGTTGGCCGGAAAAAACACAATGACAGTTGACGCGAAGGAATCAATCACTGGTCTTCCCTTCTTCTGTTCATGGAGCGGCGGAAAAGACTCGTGTCTGGCTTTGTACCACGCCATCCAGAACGGCGGCAAGCCCCACTCCCTTCTCACGATCCTATCGGAAGATGGCGTAACTTCTCGTTCCCACGCACTGCCCAAACCGTTGATTGAGGAACAGGCCAGAAGTTTGGGTTTGCAGCCGGTTTTCCGTTCAGCCTCGTGGCAGCAATACGAAGTGGAATTTATTTCGGCCCTTCACGAGTTCAAGAAGTCCGGAATCGAAGTGGGCGTATTCGGGGATATTGACGTGGACTCGCATCGTGAATGGGTTAGGCGTGTGTGTGGTGTTGCGGGGATCGTACCGGTT
Coding sequences within:
- a CDS encoding aldo/keto reductase, whose product is MKYRKLSTSDLVVSEVGLGTWVLGGDHWGHAEDEESIAAIHAALDSGINLIDTAPAYGRGHAEEIVGKAIKGRRARVIVATKCGVHRDGKKFSYSLKPDDIRKEIEDSLRRLGLDTIDLYQCHWPDPKTPVEETMREMLKMRDAGKIRHIGVSNFDVPLLERALAVAPVVSLQPHYSLLERKVEQSILPFCREKKIGIISYGTLGSGILTGKYVEPPCFSKGDCRNFFYMFYKEPYWSRTQSLLAEMKEVAGKRAVPLAQVAVNWARQQEGVTAALVGARTAAQATMNAGAGNWELSRSELDAITTACNRIFER
- a CDS encoding diphthine--ammonia ligase codes for the protein MTVDAKESITGLPFFCSWSGGKDSCLALYHAIQNGGKPHSLLTILSEDGVTSRSHALPKPLIEEQARSLGLQPVFRSASWQQYEVEFISALHEFKKSGIEVGVFGDIDVDSHREWVRRVCGVAGIVPVHPLWKRDRRELLEEFIGLGFRAQIVVINEQKLDKNFLGKSIQAQTISEMGEAGIDPSGELGEYHTVVTDGPIFSSKMEIKPAGHHHNEGYWFLKVDL